Proteins from a genomic interval of Heterodontus francisci isolate sHetFra1 chromosome 31, sHetFra1.hap1, whole genome shotgun sequence:
- the LOC137347052 gene encoding gap junction beta-2 protein-like, with translation MDWHSLHSLLNGVNKYSTSLGKVWLSVIFIFRILVLVVAAETVWGDEQSDFVCNTQQPGCRNVCYDRFFPISHIRLWVFQLLFVSIPSFLIGMHIYQRKKSKKNIKVFNQSADLQKAKIDAPLLRTYLVSIFFKMLFEAVFMYLFYWVYEGYKMLRLVKCSEYPCPNIVDCFVSRPTEKTIFTVFMLVTSAVCILLNIAELCYLIVRYCVIQCKQSLSGGKQ, from the coding sequence ATGGATTGGCATTCCCTTCATTCTTTGCTGAATGGGGTCAACAAGTACTCAACGTCGCTGGGGAAAGTGTGGCTCTCGGTCATTTTCATTTTCCGTATCCTGGTCTTGGTGGTGGCAGCTGAGACTGTATGGGGAGATGAGCAGAGTGACTTTGTGTGCAACACACAGCAGCCTGGCTGCAGGAATGTTTGCTACGACCGTTTCTTCCCCATCTCCCACATTAGGCTGTGGGTTTTCCAGCTTCTTTTTGTGTCCATTCCATCATTTCTCATTGGTATGCATATATATCAAAGGAAAAAAAGCAAGAAGAATATAAAAGTCTTTAATCAGTCTGCAGATTTGCAGAAAGCAAAAATCGATGCTCCTCTTCTTCGGACTTACTTGGTCAGCATTTTCTTCAAAATGTTATTTGAAGCTGTCTTTATGTACTTATTCTATTGGGTTTATGAAGGTTACAAGATGCTTAGACTTGTCAAATGCAGTGAATATCCCTGTCCTAATATTGTGGATTGTTTTGTTTCTAGGCCAACTGAGAAAACAATCTTTACTGTTTTCATGTTAGTGACTTCAGCTGTATGCATCTTGCTGAATATTGCTGAACTGTGCTATTTGATTGTGAGATACTGTGTTATTCAGTGTAAGCAGTCTCTCTCCGGTGGAAAACAATAA